A single genomic interval of Camelina sativa cultivar DH55 chromosome 11, Cs, whole genome shotgun sequence harbors:
- the LOC104724164 gene encoding non-specific lipid-transfer protein 2P-like gives MKFTTAVFIVFVIGAMMSPVPTRATVVEGSGEEVINVKCSAMGLSSCLPAMRSGHAPSTDCCTKLKEQETCLCSYIKTPLYGSYVRSPNAHKTLEACGVPYPSC, from the coding sequence ATGAAGTTCACGACAGCTGTGTTCATTGTGTTCGTGATTGGTGCCATGATGTCTCCAGTTCCGACCAGAGCAACCGTGGTCGAAGGTTCCGGAGAAGAAGTGATTAATGTTAAGTGTTCTGCGATGGGACTTAGTTCATGCTTACCAGCAATGAGATCAGGACACGCACCATCTACAGACTGTTGCACGAAACTCAAAGAGCAGGAAACTTGTTTGTGTTCCTACATTAAAACTCCGCTGTATGGTTCGTACGTTCGTTCTCCAAACGCTCATAAAACGTTGGAGGCTTGTGGTGTTCCTTATCCTTCTTGTTGA
- the LOC104724165 gene encoding probable non-specific lipid-transfer protein AKCS9, with product MKFPAVVFIVFLIGAIIFPNSIRATVVEGSGEEVINVTCSATELSSCLPAMTSGGAPSTDCCTKLKEQEPCLCFYIKNPLYSTYVSSPNARKTLEACKVPYPTC from the coding sequence ATGAAGTTCCCAGCGGTAGTGTTCATTGTGTTCCTGATTGGTGCCATAATATTTCCAAATTCGATCAGAGCAACTGTGGTCGAAGGTTCCGGAGAAGAAGTGATTAATGTGACGTGTTCTGCGACGGAACTTAGTTCATGCTTACCAGCAATGACATCAGGAGGCGCACCATCTACAGACTGTTGCACGAAACTTAAAGAGCAGGAACCTTGTTTGTGTTTCTACATTAAAAATCCGCTGTATAGTACGTATGTTAGTTCTCCAAACGCTCGTAAAACGTTGGAGGCTTGTAAAGTTCCTTATCCTACTTGTTAG
- the LOC109127334 gene encoding uncharacterized protein LOC109127334 codes for MVKDFFEMGSFDPRLNETNICMIPKNEKPREMGEFRPISLCNVSYKIISKVLSNRLRKALPKLISETQLAFVARLSYKVIINGEAKGNIIPTRGLRQGDPLSPFLFILCTEALIVQLHGAEVEASGQQLNKQKLAILIGNKVNNALKANLKREIGIPKEGGMGTYLGLPETICGSKQQVFAFVQDRLNARINSWSAKFLSKGGREILIKSIAQALPTYLMFCFLLPKQIVNKLRGAIARFWWSTKNNKKGLHWVAWDKISVPLEQGGLGFRDLKELNLALLTKQLWRLLCYNESLLSRVLNGRYFRYSNPMDVKKANSPSFGWRSMMSAKPLLQQGLRKNIRSGFNTRVWLDNWIPTIPERPAKDRGTGRDPNLYVNHLIDFESKTWKMDKIIELVDPMDIPLITGLQPSRRFMDDYVWCYTKSGKYTVRSEYAIATKSSHEVLEPSTTKLKSHV; via the exons ATGGTCAAGGACTTTTTCGAGATGGGTTCTTTTGATCCAAGACTAAACGAGACAAATATCTGCATGATCCCCAAGAACGAGAAGCCTAGAGAAATGGGGGAGTTCAGACCTATTAGCTTATGCAATGTAAGCTACAAGATTATCTCGAAAGTCCTCTCTAACAGATTGCGGAAAGCCCTCCCGAAGCTGATTTCGGAGACCCAATTAGCCTTTGTGGCTAGAC TCTCTTATAAAGTGATCATCAATGGGGAAGCAAAAGGAAATATAATCCCTACAAGAGGATTACGCCAAGGTGACCCGCTTTCTCCATTTTTGTTCATCTTATGTACAGAGGCTCTGATAGTTCAACTTCATGGTGCAGAGGTCGAAG CTTCGGGACAACAACTGAACAAGCAAAAGTTGGCTATTCTTATTGGCAATAAAGTGAACAATGCCCTTAAAGCGAATTTAAAAAGGGAGATTGGAATCCCAAAAGAAGGAGGAATGGGGACGTATTTGGGGCTACCTGAGACAATATGCGGTTCCAAGCAACAGGTTTTTGCCTTTGTACAGGACAGGTTAAATGCTAGGATAAATTCCTGGTCGGCAAAATTCCTTTCAAAGGGTGGTAGAGAAATTCTGATAAAGTCCATTGCACAAGCCTTACCAACATATCTCATGTTCTGCTTCCTCCTACCGAAACAAATTGTTAACAAACTTAGAGGAGCAATTGCTAGATTCTGGTGGAgcacaaaaaacaataaaaaaggcCTGCACTGGGTGGCGTGGGATAAAATCAGCGTTCCTTTGGAGCAAGGGGGGCTTGGTTTTCGGGATCTAAAGGAGTTAAACTTGGCTCTACTCACTAAACAGCTCTGGAGGCTTCTATGTTACAATGAATCTCTCCTCTCTCGAGTACTAAATGGGCGTTACTTTAGGTACTCAAACCCCATGGATGTAAAAAAAGCAAATTCCCCATCATTTGGGTGGCGAAGCATGATGTCCGCTAAACCTTTACTCCAGCAAGGTCTAAGGAAAAACATTCGTTCAGGATTTAATACGCGAGTATGGTTGGATAATTGGATCCCTACAATACCAGAGAGACCAGCGAAAGATCGAGGCACTGGCAGGGACCCAAACCTTTATGTGAACCACCTGATTGATTTTGAGTCAAAGACTTGGAAAATGGACAAGATAATCGAATTGGTGGACCCGATGGATATTCCTCTTATAACTGGTCTCCAGCCTAGCAGGAGGTTTATGGATGATTATGTTTGGTGTTACACAAAGTCAGGAAAATACACAGTCAGATCGGAATATGCTATTGCTACAAAATCTAGCCACGAGGTCTTAGAACCTAGCACTACCAAACTAAAGAGTCATGTCTAG